TTGCTTGCTGCTTTCAATAGCTTTTCGTCTTCTGTTACTAGGATAGCTTCTGCGCCACTTCTAAAAGTTTCGACGGGACAACGTCGACTCTGACAACTGCCATAGGTGTTAAAACCAATCATTAGAAGACTTACAACTGCTGTAAATTTCTGAATTACCCCTCCGTTTTAAGCGTCGTCACTCTCTTTTCTAATGGTGGACTCATTTAGTCTCAATTTTCTTGCTATCTTGGTGAAAGAAAGGCTCCCTTAATTCTGAAGAGGCTCAGAATTTTCAGGTCGAATTGATCAATCGTTTTAATTCCCATGTTCATCTGATTTTCCTACTACTTAATTACATTTTTATACGAATTTGATAACCAATAGTGAATCTGAGGTGAAACAATGAGGAAAATGAGTGAAGAGAACTTGAAAGAAGCCTTCGCCGGCGAAAGCCAAGCCCACATGCGATATCTGATTTTCGCTAAGAAGGCAGAAGAGGAAGGCTTTTCGAATGTCGCTCGACTTTTTAGAGCCATATCGTATGCGGAACAAGTGCACGCCATAAATCACTATCAAGTTTTAGGCATGATTCGTAGCTCACCCGACAACTTGCAAGTTGCCATAGATGGCGAAACATATGAAGTGAATGAAATGTATCCCGCATTTAATGCTGTTGCCAAGCTTCAAGAGGAAAAAGGCGCTCAAAGAACAACTGATTGGGCGCTTCAAGCGGAAAAAGTTCACGTAGACATGTATCAGAAGGCAAAAGAGGCGGTTAAAAGCATTAAAGACATCGAACTAGGTCCAGTTTACATTTGCGATATGTGTGGATATACGGTGGAAGGCGAAGCGCCAAGCCGATGCCCAATATGCGGCGCATCAAAAGAAAGGTTCATAAAGTTCTAGGGTGCAGGATGAAAAAGAAGAGAAGACCTTACAAAGACCAGAAATCTACCCTTCTGCCACGCCAAGCGAGTTGTTCACCTGGTGCGGCTTTGGCTTTTTACTCATCCTAATCTTTTGGATCCGAGAACTAACAGAAGAATGAGATATTAGATATTAAATATGGTAAGTAGGTTCAGGCTTTTCTCCTGGCTTTGGTAATTCTTTGGATAGTGGCACTTTACCAAATTACATATTTGCTGTTTTGTTCTCTGCACTTTTACTTGTCTAAATTACCCGCATGCTTCACCGTTCTGTTAAAGTCTAGCGATGTATACTTTGCTTAAAAATTCGGTTTCCAGGCTGGAAGGTAGTTCGCCGACGCACCAGTACACGTATCCCCAGTTTGCATTTTGCCCCGCGCATTCTAGAGGATAGTATCGCATTCCCTTGTAGTCAAGCCAACGAATCGGATAGTCAGGGCTTCGTTGATACGGCTTAGTTTCTAAGTGAACCCCCACTTCCACATGGCCGCGATAGATAATTAAGCAAACCTCGTACCCACTCGCCTTTAAAATCGTAGCTGCGAAAACACTGAACCCATCGCAATCGGCTTTCCAGTCGACCATTGTTTCAACTGCAAACTTAGCTGGACCATGCGCATACGTCATTTGAGCCATCATTTGGGATATTGCGTTAACGTAGTTTGTTTCGTTAAGCCCTAAAGCTTTCAGCTGGGCTACAAGATCTTTAACAGGCTTAGCTTCAACCCCAACAGTTACAAGCCACTTGTAGTAGGGAATGAAGTCCTTATATGAATAGAATCGTTCCTGCGCATACTTAGAACCTAACCGCATATCATGGTAGTAGTTGTATGTCGCCTTGTCAACGGTGAGGGTAATGGTTTTATTCTCAACATTAGTCCACGACCAGATAAGAAAGCTTTCCCGCTTTTCAACGGTTACCGTCCAAGAACGAATATAAGCCTGCGCGTAAACAGGCGTAACCACAAGCACCAATACGGCGAAGAAGAACAATGTACGGAGAACTACTTTATTTCCTCTCACAGTTTTCACGTCCTATTTCTTTTTGCATTTTATTGATTGAGTTAGAAATCTGATTTAGCATTAAGATCTCTAATAGCAGTAATGAAAGCCTTTCTGAACGCTTCCAGTTTTGTGTGCTTTCTCTAACTCTCATGACGCTTCCGACCTGAGGGCTTACTTCTGCAATTGCATCCACATTTTAATAACACTCTGGAGCAGAATGTTTATGACATAGTCTCGGAAGGGTTGGTCTTCAAAGTTTTATTTGCGTTGACACAAAGAGCAGAACAATAATATACAAATGAGATGCTTCTTCAGGAGAGTAAGTTGGTATGAGTTCCGTGGTTCTAGACCGCGAGCAGATGGAGCTTCTGCTTAAGACAAAAAATCTACTTGAAGAGTTAATTGAGACGCTTGATATACCGGCTGACCGAAAAATGGTTGAAGCCATCCGTATGGGGGAGGAGGACCTTAAAGCTGGGCGGACGAGAAGCTACAAGGAATTCATTGAAGAGCTCAGAAAGGCTGACGAGATATAGGCTATTTTCCACAGAGTTTTGAAAAAGACTTTCGAAAACTAAGCCTAGAATCCAAGAAAAGAACCGACCAAGGAATCAGACAAACTACAAGACAAACCACACCTAGGCAAGCCCCTCCACGGAGACCTGAGAGGGAGATACAGCCTAAGAATCGGAGACTACAGAGTCGTATATATAATCAACGAAGAAACTAAAACCATAACCCTCATAACGATTGGGCATAAAAAGAAAATCTACGAGCCATAACTCAGCAACCCTACGAAATATGTAACGCTGGATCAGCGTATCCTAACACTTTTTCGGAATACATAGAAAATGGCGGTGTGGGTCCAATTAATGCTCAGCACTTAGCGTCGGCATGCTCATGACGATAACGACAAGATTTGTTCTTCCATTCAGCTGTTTAGTGTTGTTGTGGAACTTCTTCTGGGATTTTTACAGTTATGTATTTAATTATTTTTTTGGCTAGCTCTTCGTCTCGGGTTATGAAGGTTTCAGCTCTTTGGCAGATGGCTGTTGATAGGTGGTATGCATCGTGAATTGTCAGTTTATCTTTTAGAACGTGGTCTGCGGCTAGTTTGGTCATTGTTTTGTCGAGTGGTACTATCTCTAGGTTTTTTACGTCTTCGATTAACGATACGGCTTTTTCAGCTATTTCTGGGTAGCCGCTTTCAGCTAGGTCTAGTTTTAGTTCCAAGAGTGTTACCGAGGATGTGATGGCTGTGATGTTTCCAGCGTGGCTTTCTTCTAGGAATTTTCTAGATTTTTCGTAAACTCTTGGTTCCTTGTAAACTATGTTTAGGAAGATGTTTGTGTCCACGTAATACGCCATCTAATCTCCCTTTCTAACTTCCTTGTCTATTTTCTCCCGTAGCTCCCGTACAGTTTTGTCGCTTAAAACCTCCTCCCTTGGTGGTATAGGGAGGTTAGCTAATTCATCAACTGGCTTCTCAGTTATAGGTTTCAGCAAAACTCCATAGGGAAGGACTTGGGCTTTCACTCTGCTTCCCTCCGAAATTCCTACAGCTTCCCTGATTTTCTTCGGAATTACAGTCACCCCTTTCTTCCCCACTTTTAGGAGTTCTTCCAACTTTCATCGCTATAGTTAAACTACGTTAAACAATTATAAAAATAGTTCTACTATTATACACACTAGACAACCCCGACAATTGCTAAAAGGAACCGAGGGCGTTTCCATTAATCACGTCGTCATTCCGATATTACCTTTTTGTCACTCCTTTATGTAATCCATGCCAAGTTCCGTCACTGGCGCCTTCTGCGCAGCCAATTCCAAAAGTTTGTCCAAAATGTAACTTAGAGAATCTACCAATTGCCAAATTCTGCCGGAAATGTGGAGCAAAACTGGAGTAGAGGTGGGAATAGCTATTTCAGCTCAAACCTTTAGTGTAGTTAAAAGACATACACGCTTTTTGCTACCTATTATAGGCATAGTTCTTTTGCTTGCTGGTATAATCCTGATTGTGTATAGTCAGCAAGCCGTCGTAATACCATCGCAAACGTCCGCGGAGAGGGCTGAGACTCTTTATGATGGTACGCTGACAGTTGAAGCGGATGATTATAAAACAATGTCTTTTGTAATTCCTGCTAATCGAACCGTCGAAGGAAGCTTTTTAGTGGGTAAGGGAACTAAGGAGTTGAAAGCTTTCTATGTAATTGATAAGCATAATTACGAGGACCATTGGGTTGGCGGACGGGGAACCATTGAATATATCGTCTACGTGGAGAGACCGACAAAATATTCCTTCTCATTTAAAACGAATGCCTCGGATAAGTACTATTTCATTTTCAGTAATCGCCATTTCTACAGTGATAAGGATGTTAAGTTCATATTGAGTACGCATTGGACAGAAACTCAAGTCCAATACCAAACACAACACAATTACATTCCATTCTATGGGGGAATCGCCTTTGCGGCTATTGGTTTTATTTTAACTGTTGTTGGATGCGCCATGTTTTTAAGAGGTAGGTTTAGATTAGCGACAAAAAAATGCCCAAAATGTGGCGCGGAAAATCCTAGAGACTCTGAATTTTGTCAATCATGCGGGGCGAAGTTTGAGAAGCCTAGGTTTCCTAGAAAGTTGCTGTGGATTATACTACCCATAATAGGGATATTAGTGGTGGCTGGAGCAGCATATGCCTATGAAGAAAGCCAAATCGCCACCCGAATGAAGATGGTACGAGAGCTACTTCCGCCAACCTTTGAGACTGTAAAAATACCTAACACCGATCTCGATGCATTCTTTTATGTTAATCCGGGTGAAACCTTCCGCTATACGCTATCTTTTTCACCTACTAGCTTTCGAATTGAGGTGGTAGATATAGCGTTATGGATAGTTCCTAGCGATGGAAGCGAGGTATTAGGTTTAAGCATTGGGTTTACCTCGGCGTCGATGGCTAGCCGCATTGCAAAATACATTCCCGATGAGGAAGGCGTTTGGAAGAAAGCCATCGGCAGTAATCTCTTCTTGATTTATGGTAAGGGTCCAGGGGCATCAACGTTAAAAGACTATATTCAACGTGGCGACTTAGTCGAGTTCAAATCTCGCTATCCTCAAATTTATAAAACGATGGCTCAGCTGCCCAGCACAGTAACAGATAAGCCAATAGCAGTAGGCTTTATGGAACCGACTCAAAACCTGGAAAACTACTTAGTAACTTTAGCAGAGGATCAGTCAGTTAAAGACTACGTGAACTATCTTAAAACGGCAAAAATCGAACATGCAGTCATTTGCGTCTATTTGCAAAAAGATATTAAACTAGCCGAGTTTTCATGGAGCGCGGTCTCGAAATTAAGTATAATTGTTATAGCAAAATCAGGTTACCCAGGTTTTGCCCTCCAAACCTTCCTATCAGCGGGCATCCTGAAAGCCTTTACAAAAACGGAAGTTGACGGAAAAAGTGCATATTACACAGAAATAAATGAAATGCAGATCTTCCTTGGCTCTAAAGGTCTTTTCGAAGGATATATTATAGTTGCAATTTCGCAAGACAAGATGAAGGCTGAGAACCTATTAAAATCTACCCTAATCTAAGAATAGTCATCAAGCTCATCCTCAAAACGGATGAGCTTGTACAACTAAGAGTTCCTTAGGGATTATTCCTGTTTGCGACCACATACTGAGCCTTAGGCTTGCGATTCGCCGCAGCAAATTAGACAGTTACCATGATTTTCCAGAGAGATATAGGCTGAAACTTATTACTTTATTACGCTAAGAGGGGATGATGTTGAAAGGTGTAGAGGGAGTCAATAAAAATCTTAATTATAGCCTTCGTTTTTCTATAAACATCTAGGTGACAGGGTTGGACATAGCGGTTACTGAGGATCAGTTAAGGCTGGTGCTGGATAAATTAGATATGGTTAAGCTTGAAATCTTGAGGCTTAGAGCTATGCTTCTACCAGAAGAAGAGCTGCGTGAGAAAGAGAGAAAGGAGCTCGAGGAGGCTCGGAAGGAGATAGCAAAGGGCTCGAGCGTAGGGCTCGAAGACCTGATCAAAGAGCTAGGTTGACGCTGTTGTTTCAAGTCATCGCCTTCCAAACAATAAACTGTCAATTTAACTTTTTTAGGACAGTTGTTTCCAAGATTGCATCTATAACAAAGTTGTCTAATTTCGCTGATATTTAAAGTACGTGTAGGGTGCCCATTTGCCAGTTTCTATGATTTTCCAGAAGTATCTTCTGGCGAAAAATGGATGATTACACAAAGTCTGCCTCGATATCTTACGAATTCGGATCGGTTCCCCCAGCTTTAAGTCGCTCCCAATCGGCAACGTACAACCCTTACCAAGTACCCAGTTGCACTAACTGCAGAGGGTTCAATTAAGCCTGTTAAAAAACCTAAGAACGAATCGAAACAACCGAATTAACCTTTAGTCACGCCAATCGGAACTAAACGAGCAACTTTCATAGCGATTCCGACCTGATGACTCACTTCCGCTACTGCATCTACGTCTTTATAACTTTCAGGACTTTCTTCAGCGATTACGGCCATTGAAGCGGCTCGAATTAAAATTCCGTGCTGTTCTAGGCGTTTTTTAACGTCAGCACCCCAAAACTTCTTCGTCGCAGCCGTACGACTCATAAACCGACCCGCCCCATGCGCAGTACTCCCGAAACTTATTTCCATCGCCCGAGGCGTACCGACCATCACCCAAGAACTAGTCCCCATCGTCCCAGGAATGAGCACAATTTGACCGAAGCTACGGTGATCCTTAGGAATATCCGGATGGCCGGCACAAAATGCTCGTGTGGCGCCTTTGCGGTGGCAGTATACTTTTGTGGGTTTGCCGTTGATTTTGTGGGTTTCGATTTTTGCGATGTTGTGGGCGACGTCATAGATGAGGTGGAGGTCGAGGTTTTCGGGGTCGGTGTGGTAGATTTGTTGGAAGGTTTGTCTGGTCCAGTGGGTGATCATTTGGCGGTTTGCCCAGGCGTAGTTGCAGGCGGCTGCCATGGCGGCGTAGTAGTCTTGGGCTTCGGGGCTGGTGCCGGGGGCGCAGGC
The DNA window shown above is from Candidatus Bathyarchaeota archaeon and carries:
- a CDS encoding rubrerythrin family protein; translated protein: MRKMSEENLKEAFAGESQAHMRYLIFAKKAEEEGFSNVARLFRAISYAEQVHAINHYQVLGMIRSSPDNLQVAIDGETYEVNEMYPAFNAVAKLQEEKGAQRTTDWALQAEKVHVDMYQKAKEAVKSIKDIELGPVYICDMCGYTVEGEAPSRCPICGASKERFIKF
- a CDS encoding type II toxin-antitoxin system VapC family toxin, with the translated sequence MAYYVDTNIFLNIVYKEPRVYEKSRKFLEESHAGNITAITSSVTLLELKLDLAESGYPEIAEKAVSLIEDVKNLEIVPLDKTMTKLAADHVLKDKLTIHDAYHLSTAICQRAETFITRDEELAKKIIKYITVKIPEEVPQQH
- a CDS encoding AbrB/MazE/SpoVT family DNA-binding domain-containing protein — encoded protein: MGKKGVTVIPKKIREAVGISEGSRVKAQVLPYGVLLKPITEKPVDELANLPIPPREEVLSDKTVRELREKIDKEVRKGD
- a CDS encoding zinc-ribbon domain-containing protein, which translates into the protein MTSSFRYYLFVTPLCNPCQVPSLAPSAQPIPKVCPKCNLENLPIAKFCRKCGAKLE
- a CDS encoding zinc ribbon domain-containing protein, with product MWSKTGVEVGIAISAQTFSVVKRHTRFLLPIIGIVLLLAGIILIVYSQQAVVIPSQTSAERAETLYDGTLTVEADDYKTMSFVIPANRTVEGSFLVGKGTKELKAFYVIDKHNYEDHWVGGRGTIEYIVYVERPTKYSFSFKTNASDKYYFIFSNRHFYSDKDVKFILSTHWTETQVQYQTQHNYIPFYGGIAFAAIGFILTVVGCAMFLRGRFRLATKKCPKCGAENPRDSEFCQSCGAKFEKPRFPRKLLWIILPIIGILVVAGAAYAYEESQIATRMKMVRELLPPTFETVKIPNTDLDAFFYVNPGETFRYTLSFSPTSFRIEVVDIALWIVPSDGSEVLGLSIGFTSASMASRIAKYIPDEEGVWKKAIGSNLFLIYGKGPGASTLKDYIQRGDLVEFKSRYPQIYKTMAQLPSTVTDKPIAVGFMEPTQNLENYLVTLAEDQSVKDYVNYLKTAKIEHAVICVYLQKDIKLAEFSWSAVSKLSIIVIAKSGYPGFALQTFLSAGILKAFTKTEVDGKSAYYTEINEMQIFLGSKGLFEGYIIVAISQDKMKAENLLKSTLI